The Sesamum indicum cultivar Zhongzhi No. 13 linkage group LG6, S_indicum_v1.0, whole genome shotgun sequence genome has a segment encoding these proteins:
- the LOC105165582 gene encoding DNA replication licensing factor MCM6, producing MDANGGSGYCVDEKAVRVENIFLEFLKTFRVAEEGRGSYESYYEAEVDSMRPNESNTMFIDFSHVMRFNDVLQKAISDEFLRFEPYLRNACKRFIMELKPTFIADDNPNKDINVAFYNLPLIKRLRELTTTEIGKLVSVSGVVTRTSEVRPELLQGTFKCLDCGNVIKNVEQQFKYTEPIICMNATCQNRTKWALLRQESKFSDWQRVRMQETAREIPAGSLPRSLDVILRHDIVEQARAGDTVVFTGTVVALPDILSLASPGERAECRRDSSRKNGTTGQEGVKGLRALGVRDLSYRLAFIANSVKICDGRRDADIRNRRDADDDDSQQFTAEELDEIQRMRNTPDFFNKLVDSIAPTVFGHQDIKRAILLMLMGGVHKFTHEGINLRGDINVCVVGDPSCAKSQFLKYTSGLVPRSVYTSGKSSSAAGLTATVAKEPETGEFCIEAGALMLADNGICCIDEFDKMDTRDQVAIHEAMEQQTISITKAGIQATLNARTSILAAANPTGGRYDKTKPLKYNVALPPAILSRFDLVYVMIDDPDDQVDYHIAHHIVRVHQKREDALSPAFTTAELKRYISYAKTLKPKLSPEARQLLVESYVSLRRGDTAPGSRVAYRMTVRQLEALIRLSEALARCHLDTQVQAHYVRVAVRLLKTSIINVESSDIDLSEFQEENNEINDGNGSNGDNVSGQDETHPKVATPQPASENKESAAGPESRQGKKLVLTDEYFQRVTRALVMRLRQHEETLMQEGAGLAGLRQRDLIQWYIGQQNEKNNYSSMEEAAAEVTKVKAIIESLIRREGYLIVVDDGRQESEEGENARPSSRNDRILAVAPNYVLD from the exons ATGGACGCTAACGGTGGCAGCGGTTACTGCGTGGATGAGAAAGCGGTGCGGGTGGAGAACATATTCTTGGAGTTCCTGAAAACGTTTAGAGTGGCGGAAGAGGGCCGTGGAAGCTACGAGTCCTACTACGAGGCCGAGGTGGATTCAATGAGGCCCAACGAGTCCAACACTATGTTCATCGACTTCTCACATGTCATGCGCTTTAATGATGTTCTCCAGAAGGCCATCTCTGATGAGTTTCTTCGTTTTGAGCCGTACTTGAGGAATGCTTGCAAGAGATTTATCATGGAGCTCAAGCCCACTTTCATAGCCGATGACAATCCAAACAAGGACATTAACGTCGCCTTCTACAACCTTCCCTTGATTAAGAGATTGAGGGAATTAACCACGACAGAGATTGGAAAGCTGGTGTCAGTGAGTGGCGTGGTTACTCGCACCAGCGAAGTTCGACCTGAGCTTCTTCAGGGCACATTCAAGTGTTTGGATTGTGGAAACGTCATTAAGAACGTTGAACAGCAATTCAAGTACACTGAG CCCATTATCTGCATGAATGCAACATGCCAAAACAGGACAAAGTGGGCATTGCTGAGGCAAGAGAGCAAATTTTCTGACTGGCAGAGGGTCAGAATGCAGGAGACCGCCAGGGAAATACCTGCGGGTTCACTTCCCAGATCACTTGATGTCATCCTACGCCATGATATTGTCGAACAAGCCAGGGCCGGTGACAC GGTTGTATTTACTGGCACGGTAGTTGCTTTACCTGATATTCTATCATTGGCTTCTCCGGGGGAGAGAGCTGAGTGTCGGAGAGATTCTTCTCGCAAGAATGGCACAACTGGTCAAGAAGGTGTGAAAGGCCTTCGAGCATTAGGTGTTAGAGACCTATCCTATCGTCTTGCCTTCATAGCCAACTCAGTAAAG ATTTGTGATGGCAGAAGGGATGCTGACATCAGAAATAGGAGAGatgctgatgatgatgatagccAGCAGTTCACA GCAGAAGAGTTGGATGAAATCCAACGAATGAGGAATACCCCTGACTTCTTCAATAAGCTCGTCGATAGCATAGCACCAACAGTTTTTGGTCATCAAGATATCAAAAGGGCAATTCTTCTCATGCTTATGGGTGGTGTCCATAAATTTACACATGAAGGCATCAACTTAAGGGGGGACATCAACGTTTGTGTTGTTGGTGATCCCAGCTGTGCAAAGTCTCAGTTCCTCAA GTACACATCAGGACTGGTTCCAAGATCTGTCTATACATCAGGGAAATCCTCATCAGCTGCGGGGCTTACTGCAACCGTTGCCAAAGAACCAGAGACTGGTGAATTCTGCATTGAG GCTGGGGCGCTGATGCTTGCTGACAATGGCATCTGCTGTATCGATGAGTTTGACAAGATGGATACAAGAGATCAG GTTGCCATTCATGAAGCTATGGAACAGCAAACAATAAGCATAACCAAAGCTGGAATACAAGCAACTCTGAATGCTCGAACATCAATCTTAGCTGCTGCCAATCCCACTGGAGGACGCTATGACAAGACTAAACCCTTGAAG TATAACGTGGCCCTTCCTCCAGCCATTCTTTCAAGGTTTGACCTTGTAtatgtgatgattgatgaCCCAGACGATCAAGTTGATTACCATATTGCTCACCATATCGTGAGAGTCCATCAAAAGCGAGAAGATGCACTGTCTCCTGCATTTACTACTGCAGAATTGAAACGATACATCTCATATGCAAAGACTCTGAAACCAAAG CTGAGTCCTGAAGCTAGACAATTGTTGGTGGAATCTTATGTTTCCCTTCGCAGAGGAGACACAGCTCCTGGTAGTAGAGTTGCTTATCGCATGACAGTGAGGCAACTGGAGGCGCTGATCAGGCTCTCAGAAGCACTTGCACGGTGTCATCTAGATACACAG GTGCAAGCTCATTATGTACGTGTTGCTGTGAGATTGCTAAAAACGTCGATAATCAA TGTCGAATCGAGTGACATTGATCTATCAGAGTTTCAGGAGgagaataatgaaattaatgatGGTAATGGTTCCAATGGAGATAATGTTTCTGGTCAAGATGAAACTCACCCGAAGGTTGCAACACCTCAGCCAGCTTCCGAGAATAAAG AAAGTGCAGCAGGGCCTGAAAGCAGGCAAGGAAAGAAGCTAGTGTTAACTGACGAATACTTTCAGAGGGTTACTCGTGCACTTGTCATGCGACTCAGACAACATGAGGAGACTCTAATGCAAGAAG GAGCAGGGTTGGCTGGTTTGAGACAGAGGGATTTGATACAATGGTACATCGGTCAGCAGAATGAGAAAAACAATTATAGCTCCATGGAAGAGGCAGCAGCAGAAGTCACAAAAGTGAAGGCCATTATCGAG AGCTTGATACGAAGGGAAGGCTATCTGATAGTTGTGGATGACGGTAGACAAGAATCAGAAGAGGGCGAAAATGCTAGACCTTCATCAAGAAACGACAGGATTTTAGCTGTTGCCCCAAATTATGTCCTAGATTGA
- the LOC105165583 gene encoding nucleolar complex protein 4 homolog isoform X1, which produces MASLSSKTKKQKSEKPLLPKTKKLKREKRSLSDLKTLGEQLLTSRAHINNLPILLTFITPDSPPQYALESLLSLQSFFTPILPQLPSSTSSACANPDADPEFIYRTWLRSKFDDFLQCLVDLVVSSQPEDALREVVLDTIMEFVKVGNAGKFHSAIYHKLLRAIVHSELGADDILLDLLATKYFSYTDICYFTFISLEKQARTLEGEEDRNLTPDFEDSIQSRLSMELSIQKMHNLLSHIPPMEASEEKLKMWNALGIFVEKSNKKEHIDLEDKQGKSQKSNDKVLSSRGIAKRMKQKFTKAWISFLRLPLPLNVYKEVLVTLHQAVIPYLSNPIMLSDFLTRSYDIGGVVSVMALSSLYILMTQHGLEYPDFYNKLYALLEPSIFMAKHRAKFFQLLDSCLKSSLLPAYLAAAFCKKLSRLALFVPPSGALVIIALVHNLLQRHPSINCLVHREGGTGTTTGTSDEEKDSFDNAEDGSVNRDLFEKAGVDHFNNEESDPKNTNSMRSSLWEIDTLRHHYCPPVSRFVLSLENDLAVRGKTAEIVVKDFSSGSYATIFNDEIRRRVKQVPLAFYKATPTCLFSESEFPGWTFKFEDVNGIEETTGTT; this is translated from the exons ATGGCTTCTCTTTCTTCGAAGACTAAGAAGCAGAAGAGCGAGAAGCCTCTTTTGCCTAAGACGAAGAAGCTGAAGAGAGAGAAGCGCAGTCTATCAGATTTGAAAACCTTAGGAGAGCAGTTGCTAACCTCTAGAGCCCACATCAATAACCTCCCTATTCTCCTCACCTTCATCACCCCCGATTCTCCTCCGCAGTACGCCCTCGAATCTCTTCTCTCACTTCAGTCCTTCTTCACTCCCATTCTCCCGCAACTCCCCTCCTCCACTTCCTCCGCATGCGCGAACCCGGACGCCGACCCCGAGTTTATTTACCGTACGTGGTTGCGCTCCAAGTTCGACGATTTCCTTCAGTGCCTTGTTGATCTTGTCGTCTCCTCGCAACCCGAGGATGCTCTTCGG GAAGTTGTGCTCGACACCATAATGGAGTTTGTGAAAGTGGGCAACGCGGGCAAGTTTCATTCAGCTATTTATCACAAACTTCTCCGTGCTATT GTTCACTCTGAATTGGGGGCTGATGACATTCTTCTGGATTTACTTGCAACAAAGTATTTCAGTTACACTGATATTTG TTACTTTACTTTTATTAGCCTGGAGAAGCAGGCGCGGACTTTGGAAGGAGAAG AAGACAGAAATCTAACTCCAGATTTTGAGGACAGTATCCAATCAAGACTAAG CATGGAGCTTTCCATTCAGAAGATGCATAATTTACTATCTCATATCCCACCAATGGAAGCTTCAGAggaaaagttaaaaatgtgGAATGCTTTGG GAATTTTCGTAGAGAAAAGCAATAAGAAAGAACATATTGACCTGGAAGATAAACAGGGCAAGTCTCAAAAGTCTAATGACAAG GTTTTATCATCTCGAGGCATTGCAAAGAGAATGAAACAGAAGTTTACTAAAGCATGGATATCGTTCCTCAGATTGCCTCTTCCTCTTAATGTATACAAGGAG GTTCTTGTTACACTTCATCAGGCTGTTATTCCTTATCTCTCTAACCCGATCATGCTCAG TGATTTCTTGACTCGATCCTATGACATTGGTGGCGTTGTCAGTGTTATGGCACTTAGCAGCCTATATATTCTCATGACACAACATGGTCTTGAATATCCAGACTTCTATAATAAACTTTATGCTCTATTGGAACCCTCTATATTTATGGCAAAACATCGGGCAAAATTCTTCCAG TTGCTGGACTCATGCTTGAAATCTTCACTCCTTCCAGCGTATCTAGCTGCTGCGTTTTGTAAGAAATTAAGCAGACTTGCACTCTTTGTCCCTCCTTCAGGGGCGCTAGTTATTATTGCCTTGGTTCACAACCTTCTACAGAGACATCCTTCAATTAATTGTTTGGTGCACCGG GAAGGTGGTACTGGAACCACTACGGGAACTTCTGATGAAGAAAAGGACAGTTTTGACAATGCTGAAGATGGCAGTGTTAACAGAGATTTGTTTGAGAAGGCAGGAGTTGATCATTTCAACAACGAGGAAAGTGATcctaaaaatactaattccATGA GGAGCTCTCTCTGGGAGATTGACACTCTTCGCCATCATTACTGTCCTCCTGTTTCAAG ATTTGTTTTGTCTCTAGAGAATGATTTGGCTGTCAGGGGTAAAACTGCTGAAATTGTAGTTAAAGATTTTAGTTCGGGTTCTTATGCAACAATTTTCAATGATGAG ATTAGAAGAAGGGTGAAACAGGTCCCGTTGGCATTCTACAAAGCAACTCCCACATGTTTGTTCTCAGAGTCCGAGTTTCCTGGTTGGACCTTCAAATTCGAGGATGTAAATGGTATCGAAGAAACAACTGGTACGACTTGA
- the LOC105165583 gene encoding nucleolar complex protein 4 homolog isoform X2 — MASLSSKTKKQKSEKPLLPKTKKLKREKRSLSDLKTLGEQLLTSRAHINNLPILLTFITPDSPPQYALESLLSLQSFFTPILPQLPSSTSSACANPDADPEFIYRTWLRSKFDDFLQCLVDLVVSSQPEDALREVVLDTIMEFVKVGNAGKFHSAIYHKLLRAIVHSELGADDILLDLLATKYFSYTDICYFTFISLEKQARTLEGEDRNLTPDFEDSIQSRLSMELSIQKMHNLLSHIPPMEASEEKLKMWNALGIFVEKSNKKEHIDLEDKQGKSQKSNDKVLSSRGIAKRMKQKFTKAWISFLRLPLPLNVYKEVLVTLHQAVIPYLSNPIMLSDFLTRSYDIGGVVSVMALSSLYILMTQHGLEYPDFYNKLYALLEPSIFMAKHRAKFFQLLDSCLKSSLLPAYLAAAFCKKLSRLALFVPPSGALVIIALVHNLLQRHPSINCLVHREGGTGTTTGTSDEEKDSFDNAEDGSVNRDLFEKAGVDHFNNEESDPKNTNSMRSSLWEIDTLRHHYCPPVSRFVLSLENDLAVRGKTAEIVVKDFSSGSYATIFNDEIRRRVKQVPLAFYKATPTCLFSESEFPGWTFKFEDVNGIEETTGTT, encoded by the exons ATGGCTTCTCTTTCTTCGAAGACTAAGAAGCAGAAGAGCGAGAAGCCTCTTTTGCCTAAGACGAAGAAGCTGAAGAGAGAGAAGCGCAGTCTATCAGATTTGAAAACCTTAGGAGAGCAGTTGCTAACCTCTAGAGCCCACATCAATAACCTCCCTATTCTCCTCACCTTCATCACCCCCGATTCTCCTCCGCAGTACGCCCTCGAATCTCTTCTCTCACTTCAGTCCTTCTTCACTCCCATTCTCCCGCAACTCCCCTCCTCCACTTCCTCCGCATGCGCGAACCCGGACGCCGACCCCGAGTTTATTTACCGTACGTGGTTGCGCTCCAAGTTCGACGATTTCCTTCAGTGCCTTGTTGATCTTGTCGTCTCCTCGCAACCCGAGGATGCTCTTCGG GAAGTTGTGCTCGACACCATAATGGAGTTTGTGAAAGTGGGCAACGCGGGCAAGTTTCATTCAGCTATTTATCACAAACTTCTCCGTGCTATT GTTCACTCTGAATTGGGGGCTGATGACATTCTTCTGGATTTACTTGCAACAAAGTATTTCAGTTACACTGATATTTG TTACTTTACTTTTATTAGCCTGGAGAAGCAGGCGCGGACTTTGGAAGGAGAAG ACAGAAATCTAACTCCAGATTTTGAGGACAGTATCCAATCAAGACTAAG CATGGAGCTTTCCATTCAGAAGATGCATAATTTACTATCTCATATCCCACCAATGGAAGCTTCAGAggaaaagttaaaaatgtgGAATGCTTTGG GAATTTTCGTAGAGAAAAGCAATAAGAAAGAACATATTGACCTGGAAGATAAACAGGGCAAGTCTCAAAAGTCTAATGACAAG GTTTTATCATCTCGAGGCATTGCAAAGAGAATGAAACAGAAGTTTACTAAAGCATGGATATCGTTCCTCAGATTGCCTCTTCCTCTTAATGTATACAAGGAG GTTCTTGTTACACTTCATCAGGCTGTTATTCCTTATCTCTCTAACCCGATCATGCTCAG TGATTTCTTGACTCGATCCTATGACATTGGTGGCGTTGTCAGTGTTATGGCACTTAGCAGCCTATATATTCTCATGACACAACATGGTCTTGAATATCCAGACTTCTATAATAAACTTTATGCTCTATTGGAACCCTCTATATTTATGGCAAAACATCGGGCAAAATTCTTCCAG TTGCTGGACTCATGCTTGAAATCTTCACTCCTTCCAGCGTATCTAGCTGCTGCGTTTTGTAAGAAATTAAGCAGACTTGCACTCTTTGTCCCTCCTTCAGGGGCGCTAGTTATTATTGCCTTGGTTCACAACCTTCTACAGAGACATCCTTCAATTAATTGTTTGGTGCACCGG GAAGGTGGTACTGGAACCACTACGGGAACTTCTGATGAAGAAAAGGACAGTTTTGACAATGCTGAAGATGGCAGTGTTAACAGAGATTTGTTTGAGAAGGCAGGAGTTGATCATTTCAACAACGAGGAAAGTGATcctaaaaatactaattccATGA GGAGCTCTCTCTGGGAGATTGACACTCTTCGCCATCATTACTGTCCTCCTGTTTCAAG ATTTGTTTTGTCTCTAGAGAATGATTTGGCTGTCAGGGGTAAAACTGCTGAAATTGTAGTTAAAGATTTTAGTTCGGGTTCTTATGCAACAATTTTCAATGATGAG ATTAGAAGAAGGGTGAAACAGGTCCCGTTGGCATTCTACAAAGCAACTCCCACATGTTTGTTCTCAGAGTCCGAGTTTCCTGGTTGGACCTTCAAATTCGAGGATGTAAATGGTATCGAAGAAACAACTGGTACGACTTGA
- the LOC105165584 gene encoding ATP-dependent DNA helicase PIF1-like, whose protein sequence is MKLLSFAIAAGRQFSSQAAFEKKNWGKNYFFKNKKKYDGSGTKTPKMPKIKWTDEQKQALDAVCSGKSVFITGSAGTGKTFLLEHVIKKLKRIHGKSKVFVTAPTGVAACALNGQTLHSFAGIGIADGDCGSLVDMVLEDRHAKYRWRKVKALVIDEISMVDTNLFEGLAHVARTLRDEEASGHENKTWGGIQMIVSGDFFQLPPVLKKRKKKGAKIYAFEAECWSATFDLQIELTTVFRQSDSLLVQLLQGIRKGKNDPDDLKLLEGCCSGYEPDPSAVRLFPMLTDVNMVNKEKLESLNEEIYVYKAQDLGEDKWMKQLKKGIAPDELELCIGARVMLIKNINPWRKLVNGATGTVVELCKVSKEQYGMDDMCNHGGVLPLVKFDSGLELVVEPEIWVVMEGDKVVARRKQIPLMLAWALSIHKCQGMTLDKLHTDLSRVFDFGMVYVALSRVRSLGGLYLSGLDPSKIKAHPKVLEFYHSFNGDQHDDEFSISSGSDTDDGEQHPPCVDLLDIGAIAEATTSNMLAHLIRYSEANTLDFMLSKRMSWEEIEVLIPWEGKEKHPGEPELPSFALKNLRH, encoded by the exons ATGAAACTGTTGTCATTTGCCATAGCTGCAGGTCGCCAATTTAGTTCTCAAGCTGCTTTCGAGAAAAAGAACTGGGGTAAGaactattttttcaagaacaagaagaagtATGATGGAAGTGGCACCAAAACCCCGAAAATGCCTAAAATCAAGTGGACGGATGAGCAAAAACAAGCATTGGATGCTGTTTGCAGTGGGAAGTCTGTTTTTATTACGGGTTCTGCTGGGACGGGAAAAACATTTTTGCTTGAGCATGTTATCAAGAAATTGAAGAGAATCCATGGGAAGTCGAAGGTGTTTGTGACTGCGCCAACTGGGGTTGCTGCCTGTGCGCTTAATGGACAAACTCTTCATTCTTTTGCTGGCATTGGTATTGCTGATGGGGACTGTGGAAGTTTGGTAGACATGGTTCTTGAGGATAGGCACGCGAAATATAGGTGGAGGAAGGTTAAGGCATTGGTTATTGATGAAATAAGCATGGTTGACACCAATCTTTTTGAGGGTCTTGCGCATGTTGCTCGAACGTTAAGGGATGAAGAAGCAAGTGGACATGAAAACAAGACTTGGGGTGGAATACAGATGATTGTTAGTGGAGACTTCTTTCAGTTACCACCGGTTttgaagaaaaggaagaagaaaggcGCAAAGATATATGCTTTTGAAGCTGAATGTTGGAGTGCAACTTTTGATCTACAAATTGAGCTTACCACGGTTTTCAGGCAATCTGATTCTCTTCTTGTCCAATTGCTTCAGGGAATACGAAAAGGGAAGAATGATCCAGATGACTTGAAGCTTTTGGAAGGCTGTTGCTCAGGGTATGAGCCCGATCCTTCTGCTGTACGGCTCTTCCCAATGCTTACAGATGTGAACATGGTGAATAAGGAAAAATTGGAGAGcttaaatgaagaaatttatgtttataagGCTCAAGATTTGGGCGAAGACAAATGGATGAAGCAGCTAAAGAAAGGGATTGCACCCGATGAGCTTGAACTCTGCATAGGTGCCAGGGTGatgctaataaaaaatataaacccTTGGCGTAAACTTGTAAATGGTGCGACTGGTACAGTTGTGGAATTGTGCAAAGTTTCCAAGGAGCAATACGGAATGGATGATATGTGCAATCATGGCGGTGTGCTGCCGTTGGTGAAGTTTGATTCTGGCCTTGAATTAGTTGTCGAGCCAGAAATATGGGTCGTCATGGAGGGAGACAAAGTTGTTGCCAGGCGAAAGCAGATTCCGCTCATGCTGGCATGGGCCTTAAGCATTCACAAGTGTCAGGGAATGACTCTTGACAAGCTTCATACAGATCTCTCGCGAGTTTTTGACTTTGGAATGGTCTATGTTGCGCTTTCACGTGTGAGAAGCTTGGGTGGACTTTATTTATCTGGACTAGATCCTTCAAAAATCAAGGCACACCCAAAGGTTTTGGAATTCTACCATAGTTTTAATGGTGATCAACATGACGACGAATTTTCTATCTCTAGTGGGAGTGATACTGATGATG GGGAACAACACCCTCCATGTGTAGATTTGTTAGACATTGGGGCAATTGCGGA AGCAACAACGAGCAATATGTTAGCACATTTGATTCGCTATTCTGAAGCGAACACTCTGGATTTTATGCTGTCTAAACGG ATGTCGTGGGAGGAAATTGAAGTTCTGATTCCATGGGAAGGCAAAGAAAAGCACCCAGGTGAACCTGAACTGCCATCTTTTGCTCTGAAAAATCTTAGGCATTGA
- the LOC105165585 gene encoding serine/threonine-protein kinase STY8 isoform X2, with amino-acid sequence MGEYDAIYYKNNDVIKLLEAHGAKPPMAPMHVQNAREVPEYEIDPRELDFTNSVEITKGTFCIASWRGIQVAVKKLGEEFFIDEEKVKAFRDELALLQKIRHPNVVQFLGAVTQSTPMMIVTEYLPKGDFGAYLKRRGALKLTTAIKFALDIARGMNYLHEHKPEAIIHRDLEPSNILRDDSGHLKVADFGLSKLMKVAKTIREDKPSSCQQTSWRYAAPEVFRNEEYDTKVDVFSFALILQEMIEGCPPFPKRKEIEVAKAYVANERPPFEAPLKRYAHGLRQLIEDCWDEKPSKRPTFREIILKLDAINKHYCHKRQWKTKALKYLHRFESILKLDHSISRSGSSRSTIR; translated from the exons ATGGGGGAGTACG ATGCaatatactataaaaataatgacgTGATTAAGCTTTTGGAGGCACATGGTGCGAAACCTCCG ATGGCTCCCATGCATGTGCAGAATGCCCGTGAAGTTCCAGAGTATGAAATTGACCCAAGAGAGCTAGATTTTACTAACAGTGTCGAAATAACAAAG GGAACATTTTGCATTGCCTCATGGCGTGGGATCCAGGTTGCTGTTAAGAAACTTGGTGAGGAATTTTTCATCGACGAAGAGAAAGT AAAAGCATTCAGGGACGAGCTTGCTCTACTTCAGAAGATACGCCACCCAAATGTTGTCCAATTTCTTGGTGCTGTGACACAAAGTACTCCAATGATGATTGTTACTGAATATCTACCTAAG GGAGACTTTGGTGCATACTTGAAAAGAAGAGGTGCTTTAAAGCTAACAACGGCTATCAAGTTTGCCCTGGATATTGCGAG AGGAATGAACTACTTGCATGAGCATAAGCCTGAAGCAATAATTCATCGAGATCTTGAACCTTC AAACATATTGCGTGATGATTCTGGTCATCTTAAAGTTGCAGACTTTGGGCTAAGCAAGCTCATGAAAGTTGCCAAAACAATTAGAGAAGACAAGCCTTCGTCTTGCCAACAGACTTCTT GGCGGTACGCAGCTCCAGAAGTTTTTAGAAATGAGGAATATGATACTAAGGTGGATGTGTTTTCATTTGCATTGATATTACAGGAG ATGATCGAAGGTTGTCCACCATTTCCTAAAAGGAAAGAAATTGAAGTTGCTAAAGCGTATGTGGCCAACGAGCGCCCTCCATTTGAAGCTCCACTGAAGCGTTATGCCCATGGACTGCGACA GTTAATAGAGGATTGCTGGGATGAGAAGCCCTCAAagagacctacgtttcgggaAATAATTCTGAAGTTGGATGCAATAAACAAACATTATTGTCACAAAAGACAGTGGAAG ACGAAAGCACTTAAATATCTGCACAGATTTGAGTCAATCTTGAAGTTAGATCATTCTATTTCAAGGAGTGGTTCGTCTCGCTCAACTATTAGATAA
- the LOC105165585 gene encoding serine/threonine-protein kinase HT1 isoform X1, whose translation MESKLQRRFTLGRQSSGAPGNDAALASDVSVSVEEELDSGVRLMYSANEGDLEGIEELLDSGTTVNFRDIDGRTALHVAACQGRTDVVDLLLRRGAEVDVKDRWGSTPLADAIYYKNNDVIKLLEAHGAKPPMAPMHVQNAREVPEYEIDPRELDFTNSVEITKGTFCIASWRGIQVAVKKLGEEFFIDEEKVKAFRDELALLQKIRHPNVVQFLGAVTQSTPMMIVTEYLPKGDFGAYLKRRGALKLTTAIKFALDIARGMNYLHEHKPEAIIHRDLEPSNILRDDSGHLKVADFGLSKLMKVAKTIREDKPSSCQQTSWRYAAPEVFRNEEYDTKVDVFSFALILQEMIEGCPPFPKRKEIEVAKAYVANERPPFEAPLKRYAHGLRQLIEDCWDEKPSKRPTFREIILKLDAINKHYCHKRQWKTKALKYLHRFESILKLDHSISRSGSSRSTIR comes from the exons ATGGAGTCAAAGCTGCAGCGCCGTTTCACACTGGGCAGGCAGTCCTCGGGAGCGCCTGGGAATGACGCCGCTCTTGCCTCCGACGTCTCGGTGAGTGTGGAGGAAGAATTGGATTCTGGCGTTCGGTTGATGTACTCGGCGAACGAGGGCGATTTGGAGGGGATTGAGGAGCTTTTGGATTCTGGGACCACTGTCAATTTCAGGGATATTGATGGCCGCACCGCCTTACACGTTGCCGCGTGCCAGGGACGGACGGACGTTGTTGACTTGCTTCTCCGTCGCGGCGCTGAAGTTGATGTGAAGGACCGATGGGGGAGTACG CCTCTTGCAGATGCaatatactataaaaataatgacgTGATTAAGCTTTTGGAGGCACATGGTGCGAAACCTCCG ATGGCTCCCATGCATGTGCAGAATGCCCGTGAAGTTCCAGAGTATGAAATTGACCCAAGAGAGCTAGATTTTACTAACAGTGTCGAAATAACAAAG GGAACATTTTGCATTGCCTCATGGCGTGGGATCCAGGTTGCTGTTAAGAAACTTGGTGAGGAATTTTTCATCGACGAAGAGAAAGT AAAAGCATTCAGGGACGAGCTTGCTCTACTTCAGAAGATACGCCACCCAAATGTTGTCCAATTTCTTGGTGCTGTGACACAAAGTACTCCAATGATGATTGTTACTGAATATCTACCTAAG GGAGACTTTGGTGCATACTTGAAAAGAAGAGGTGCTTTAAAGCTAACAACGGCTATCAAGTTTGCCCTGGATATTGCGAG AGGAATGAACTACTTGCATGAGCATAAGCCTGAAGCAATAATTCATCGAGATCTTGAACCTTC AAACATATTGCGTGATGATTCTGGTCATCTTAAAGTTGCAGACTTTGGGCTAAGCAAGCTCATGAAAGTTGCCAAAACAATTAGAGAAGACAAGCCTTCGTCTTGCCAACAGACTTCTT GGCGGTACGCAGCTCCAGAAGTTTTTAGAAATGAGGAATATGATACTAAGGTGGATGTGTTTTCATTTGCATTGATATTACAGGAG ATGATCGAAGGTTGTCCACCATTTCCTAAAAGGAAAGAAATTGAAGTTGCTAAAGCGTATGTGGCCAACGAGCGCCCTCCATTTGAAGCTCCACTGAAGCGTTATGCCCATGGACTGCGACA GTTAATAGAGGATTGCTGGGATGAGAAGCCCTCAAagagacctacgtttcgggaAATAATTCTGAAGTTGGATGCAATAAACAAACATTATTGTCACAAAAGACAGTGGAAG ACGAAAGCACTTAAATATCTGCACAGATTTGAGTCAATCTTGAAGTTAGATCATTCTATTTCAAGGAGTGGTTCGTCTCGCTCAACTATTAGATAA